The sequence ACAAAATAAGGGGGTATTGGCAACCACAAATAAAGACAGCTTACAACTTACAACTTACAGCTTACAACTTACAGCTTACAACTTACAGATTACAACTTACAGCTTACAACTTACAGCTTACAACTTGTTACTTGCAACTTGTTACTTGCAACTTGTTACTTGCAACTACCTACCCTAAAATGTGACATTCACTCCCGCGTTAATGGTTCTGCCGCGCATGGGGTGCTTATTTACCACCTGATATTCCCTGTTATCCAGCACATTATCCACGTTTGCGAATATTGACGCGTTTTCACTTATTATGTGCCTTGCGGACAGGTCGTAAATATAGTATTCTTTCATGTATTCCCCCGCATTATCCAGCCTTGAATCAATATACCTTACGCCGGCGGAGAGTTTTGTATTAAAAGGCAGTTTGAATTCCGCCTTTGCATAAACGCTGTCTTCCGGGCTGTATGAAAGTTTTTTGCCTGTAATAGCGTCCCTTGCGTCAAGATATGAATATGCGCCTGTTATGGTTACAAAATCAAAAAGCGTGAATTCCGCTTCTAATTCCGCTCCAAGTATAACGGCGCGGTCCAGGTTTACCGGAGATGATACATCATATGTCATATACCCATCCGTTTCTGTAACCCACCTTATCATATCCGTCACATCACGGCGGTAAAGCACTATTTTTTCAGACATATTTCCGTCTTTTTTTGTTATTCCCGCCTCGTATGACATTGCTTTTTCCGGCTTAAGCGCCTGATTTCCCTTTGTCGTGCTGGTATAAACACCGTAAAAATCCAGCGTTTCATCCCAGAATAAATCACCAAACGTGGGTTCAGAAAATGCCTGTGATACAGAGGCAAAAACGTCTGTGCTTTCCGCCAGCGCGTATCTTGCGCCGCCGCTGAAACTTGTAACCATGCCATAAACCGAATGCACATCTTCCCTTACCGCGGCTGTTAAAACAAGTTTTTCAAAAAGGTAAGCGGTTGCATTTGTAATCACCGCATGATTGCCTGTTGATTTATTTCCGGTCTTTAAACTTTTGGCGCTTTTATTTGAAAACTCATACCCGCCGTATACATTTACAGGGCCTGCCGTATACGAAGACATTACACTTACCTTTCCTTCGTTTTTAATATGCCTGTCATTCACAAAGATATCGGGATTTTTAAATGCAAGGTCGCCGCCTCTGTAATAACCGCTTACCACAACCTTTGTTTCGTTAAACTTTAATGTCTCTTCCGCGCCCAGCGCGAATATTTCATCAAACTGTTTTGCCAAAGGCGACGGCCCAAACTGATTAAAAGGTATGCCTTCTTCACGCTTCATATAATAACCTGATATTTTTGAATCTATCGCGTCGCCTGAAAAAGAAAGCCTTGCCCCCGCCGAACGCTTTAAAAAACCGGAATTTTCCATATAACCGCTGCTTTTTTCTTCATTGCCTGTTATCGAATACTTAACCCCTGCTATCTTATAATCCGAAGACAGCGAATACTTCTGAAAATCATCAGAACCATAAGAAACTGACAGATCTGCAATTGTCATTTTCTTTTTTTCTTTAAGCAGGTTTACAACGCCGGCTGCCGCGTCAGCGCCGTATATGGACGACATTCCGCCTTTTATCACTTCTATTCTGCCTACCCCGGACATTTCCACCATGTTCAAGTCCACGCCGCCGGTAAAAATATCATTAAGCGGAATCCCTTCATAAAGCACCAGCGACTGTTTGGAAGAAGCTCCGCGCATATTAAGAGAAGATAAACCTTCATAAGGTCCGTATTTTAAAACCGACAACCCCGGAATTTCCGACAGGGCTTCTTCCAGTTTAAGGTAAGCCGCGGCTTTTATTTTTTCTTCAGTTATAATATTTATACTTCTGGTGACAAGGCCTTCGTATTCGGCCATTTTTCTTGCAGTCACCACAATTTCGCCAAGCGAATTATCCGCCGCCGGTGTTGCCGCAGCCTTGGGTTTAAAATCATACAAACCGGTATTCTTGCCCGGCTGCGGCGGAGGCACCTGCTGGATTGCATTATCGCCGGCTGCGTTTCCGCCCTGCGATTCATAAATAGACTGAATGCTGTTGTAATCGTTGGTAAAACCAATTGCCGCTGCCGAAAAAACAATAACCGCTAAAAAAACAAATAATAATCTTTTCATCTTTCCTCCATAAAATTTATATTTTTAAAAAAATATTATTTTTTCCTGTTATCTGATTCCGGGATAACCCGAACCCATTAAAGCCATAAGCTTCTTTAATGTTATTTTCAGACAGCACAACTTCAGGCGCACCTGCAGCCATAACCTTGCCGCCGTTCATCAGTATTACGTTGTCCGCAGTTTCAAAAACCGCATTGATGTCATGCGTAACCATTATAACGGTTCTGCCTTTGTCCCTGTACCCGCGGATTATTTCATAAACCTTTGCCTGATGCCCTATATCAAGAAAAGCAGACGGCTCGTCCAGAAGCATTGCCCCGGCATCCTGTGCCGCGGCGCGCGCCAAAAGCGCAAGCCTCTTTTCCCCGCCTGAAAGCGTCCTGAATTCACGGCTGCTTTTATCCGCCATGTCAGCTGATTCCAGCGCTTTTTCCACCGCTTTTATATCTTCCGGATTTAAAATCCCAAGCGCGCTTCCGTGCGGCCGCCTTCCCATTGATGCTATTTCCTTAACCGTGTAGGCAAATTCCTGTTCTTCAGACTGCGGGACGTAAGAAAATATTCTGCCCTTTTCAGTATTTGATATTTTTTTCATTTCCCTGCCATCAACAGTAATAATACCTTCATGCCTGCCGGCTATTCCGGCAATAAGTTTTAAAAGCGTGGTTTTGCCCGCGCCGTTTCTGCCCGCTATGACAGTCAGAGCGCCTATTGGTATTTCAAGGGACGCAATATCAAGTGTAAAGTCACGGCCATATTTAAAGATTACGGATGAAAGTTTTATACCATTCATACTATTTCACCCTTTTTGCCAGGATTATAAATATAGGCGCGCCAATAAGCCCTGTTATAACTCCCACCGGAAGCTCGCCCGGAAGAAAAATCGTCCTTGCAAGGGTATCGCACACAAGCAGAAACAGTGCGCCAAAAACCGCGGAAGCCGGCAGAAGAAACCTTAAATCCGGGCCTGTAAACTTTCTGACAGCGTGCGGCACCACAAGGCCTATAAACCCAATTACCCCGCTTAAAGAAACCGCGGCAGCGGTTATAATGCTTGCCAGAATAAAATAAAAAAGTTTTAAAAATTCCGGATTAACGCCAAGGGTGGAAGCGGTCTCTTCTCCCGCGGACATTATGTTAAGGTCATTGGCAAAAAACATTCCGGCAGCAAGGGCTGCTAAAAGTATTATTGCCGCACCCTTTATCTGCTGATAATTACTTCCTGAAAGGTCGCCCATAAGCCAGTAAATAACCTTTACTATGTCACGGCTGTTTACCGCGCTTAAAAGCATAACAGCCGAAGACAGCATTGTCCCTGTCATTACACCGGTTAACAGAAGGCGTGATGAATTTACTCTGCCGTCTTTGATGGAAACTGTGTAAACAAAAAACACAGCAAGCATGGCGCCCGCAAACGCCGGCGCGATTATAAAAGTAAAACCTGATATTATGCCAATTGAAGCGCCCAATGCGGCGCCGGAAGAGATACCTGTAATAAACGGGTCCACAAGAGAATTTCTGAAAAGCGACTGCAGCGCCGCCCCGCTTATGCCAAGCATAGCGCCTACGATAATTGCAAGAATAATTCTGGGCAGCCTTAAACCGGTTATTATCATGTAATCGGGAGTCCCCTGATTACCGCCTGCCAGTATGGATAATACCGCTGACGGTGATATCTCTGCCGAGCCGATACATAATGACACGCCGGCAGCGATAATAAGCACGCCAAGCATTGTTATAGAAATTATAATTCCTTTTTTCATTTTAGTGCGTCCTCTTGCAGTAGTATTTTAAGTTCTTCTATGGCTTCCACAACTCTGGGCCCCGGCCTCATTATCCGGTCAAGCGTCTCCCCCGTGACAGCCGTTATCGTCTTATTTTTTCCGGCTTTGGTCGCCAAAAAGTACGGCCTTTTTAAGTAATTTTTTTCCGGATTGTAGAAAAGCAGTATTTTTTCAGGGTTTGCTTTTATTATCTCTTCTTTTGATATTTTCGGATACTCGCCATTGTCAGATGCCACCACATTTTGTCCGCCGGCGGCATTTATAAGTTTTCCGGTAAAAGAATTTTCCGATACAGCCATAAGCGGCTCGCCCCATATTTCTGCGTATACTTTTATTTTATCGCGCTTTAACGATACCGCTTTTTTAAGTTTCTTTTCAAACTCAGCTATTCTTTTTTCCGCTTTCCTGCCGCCGCCTAAAAGCATATTTAGTTTTCTCATATCAGATGCAATTTCAGATAATTCTCTGGGATAAAGGACAATTACAGCCACGCCCATTGATTCAAGCTTGTAAATGGCGCTCTTCTGCACACCGCCGCCGGAGATCACAGCCTGCGGGCCAAGTTTTATTATCTGTTCTTCATCCGGATTCATGAAATCACCGGCTTTAGGAAGCAGCTTTGCCTGCGCCGGGTAGTCGCAGTTCTTTGATACTGCCGCAAGTTTACTTTCAAGCCCAAGGTAATAAATCATCTCTGTATGCGCGGGAGATATACATACTATTTTATTTACCGGCCCTTTAACTTCCACTGTCCTTCCGACATCATCGGTTATTGACATTGAAAAAATTAAAACCGGAGCCGCCAGCAGGCATATTATCAGAACACTTATTTTCTTCACCAAATCTCCTTATTATTTTCTTTACTCTTTAGGAACACGTTCCCTACAATAAAAATAACCGGCAATATAAATCAGTACTCTATGCCCTTTCTTGCCTTTAATCCGGCTTTAAACGGGTGCTTTACCTCTTTCATTTCAGTCACAAGGTCTGCCGCGTTTTTTAATATCTTTCCGGCACCCCTGCCCGTTAAAATAATTTCAGTACCTGCCGGCCTTTGGTTAATTAAACGGATCAGTTCTTCCTGCTTTATCAGTTTAAGATTAATCAGATGAACAGCCTCATCAAGCACCGCCAGCTGATACTTTCCTGAATTTATCTCTTTAAAAGTAAGTTCTAAATCCTCCGCTACCCTTTCTTCAAGGGCTTCCATATCAATATTTTTTTCAAAAAACGGGGACATTTCATCAAACTTCATGTACTTAACATTATTCATACCCTTCAACATTTTTTCTTCACCGGACTCCAGTTTCCCATTCTTTAGAAACTGGCAGAATAAAACCTTTAACCCACAACCGCATGCCCTGACTGCCGCGCCAACAGCTGCCGTGGTCTTGCCCTTCCCATCCCCTGTATAAATCTGAACCAACCCCTTTTTCATATACCCTCCTATCAAGTAACAGCTATCAGCTGACAAGTTACAGCTGATAACCTGCCACCTGTCAACTGCAACTTGTTACTTGTTACTTGTCACCTGTCTTTAACTAAATTCCCTTCAAATGCTCCCTTATTTCTTCCCTGTCCTGTTTTGATAAATGAGAGATGCTGTTAAAAAGAGTTACAAAATAGGCGTTTCTTTTCTCATTAAGATGAACCTCGGAAATTGACGCGTTATACATCCTTAACCTTTTATAATTTTTCAGTTCCAGAACAAGCGCAAGTATCCCTCTTACCACACCGCCATGACATACAATTATGATATTAGCCTCTGCTTTGTTTTCCTTAATTACCTTTAAAAATCCCTTTTTTATCCTTTTAAAGAAACTGTAGTCAATTTCCACACCGTAATCTTCATCCCTTAAACCGGATTCATATTTTTTTCCTTCCAGCTGCCCATAATTGCGTTCACGGAATAGCCTGTCTTTCTGAATCCTGCCTTTGAATCCCAACACGGATTTTATCTGTTCTGCTGTCTGAACGGCACGCATAAGGTCACTTGAAATAATAGCGTCTATCTTTTTACCGCAGAATTCTTTTCCTATGCGCTTTGCCTGTGACAGCCCTTTTTTGTTAAGCGGTATATCTGTATGTCCCTGAAATAAAAGCCGCCTGTTCCAGTCGGTCTCGCCGTGCCTTACAAGGTATATATTCATAATTTTCTCCGTATAAAATAAAAAAACCCGGCATCGCGCCGGGTGAAATTTCATAATATCTTCTTCCTTTTGCGCGAAAGTACTTCCCGTTATGGCAGTGGACCGGGCTCGCCTTTTGGGCTTTACCGTTGCGCGACAGCGCCCCGAATCTAACGGGGACTTCCTCTGCTAAAACGTCTTGTGTATAAAAGTTATCACATATAAACGCCGGTGTCAACCCGGGCTTTTTTAGATGCTTGGACGCTTGGAGGATTAGATGCTTGGTCAAATTCTAAATCAACTGCCGCGGGCTGAAGACCCTCGTCTACCTATGTCAAAACTATAATCACGGGATGCGCAGGAGCACGTCCCCTACAAAAACAAAACAGAGGCGTAATATATTGCGCCTCTACAATTAAGAACAAAACATAACTTCCTCTACAAATAAAAAAGCCCCGGATTTCTCCGGGGCTTTGGATACTTTAAAATTAAAAATTAGTTTCCGTCGTCGCCAATTGCCGATGACGGGCAGGAATCCATTGCTTCTTTGCATGCCGCTTCCTGGTCAGCTGTCGGCTGGGCGCTTACAAATGCATATGAGCCGTCATCTTTTAATTTGAAATTATCCGGAGCCATTCCTTCGCATATCCCGCAGGATGTGCACTGATCATCAACGTAATACTTGCCCGCGACGTTGTCCGCGTTCTTTGCTGCTTTGTTTGCCATTTCTTCTTCCTCCTTGAAATTTAAAATATGTTAATGCCTTATTATTTTTTTACCGTCTGTCATATCTATGACAGTTGACGCTTTTCCTCTGACTATCTTATCAAATTGAATACAAATATCAACATTTTTTAAAAATTCTTTATCGATGTCCCTGAATTTATCCGGAGTTGCCGCGCCGGAAAAATTGGCAGAAGTGGCCGCAAGCGGGCCATTTAAACCATTTATTATTGTGTTTATTATATCCAATTCAACAAGCCTTATCCCTATTGTTTTATCAATAAAATCCATTTTTTTTACACCTTCGGGTTTTGCTTTAAATATAAGCGTATAAGGGCCTGGAAGTTTTTCTTTAAGAAAACGTTTTTGACTATTGCCAATGCCGGCAAGTTCACGCATCTGTTTCAGCGAAGAGACAAATACCTGAAGGGGCTTTGAAAAGTCCCGCCCTTTTAAATCATATATTTTTTTTACGGCTTTCTTATTTTCCGCAGAACAAAAAACCCCATAAACTGTATCCGTGGGGATAACCGCAATTCCGCCTTCTTTAAAAACATTTATTACCTGTTGAAGCTGTTTATCGGACAAAGAACCTTTTATTACCTTTACTATTTTCACTTATTCTCCGGATTGATTGTTATATTAACTTCCGGACAGCGCAGGAGCGCTGTCCCTACAAAAACATCTGTTTTCGCAGGGGACGTGCTACTGAGCGTCCCGCAAAACAGTTTTCTGACAATCTAAATATAAACTTTTTTTACCCGTCTATTTTTATTTTATATATACGCCATGCCTGCAGATTTACTTTTTACCCTTCAAATATCCTTTAATC is a genomic window of Candidatus Goldiibacteriota bacterium HGW-Goldbacteria-1 containing:
- a CDS encoding threonylcarbamoyl-AMP synthase, with the protein product MKIVKVIKGSLSDKQLQQVINVFKEGGIAVIPTDTVYGVFCSAENKKAVKKIYDLKGRDFSKPLQVFVSSLKQMRELAGIGNSQKRFLKEKLPGPYTLIFKAKPEGVKKMDFIDKTIGIRLVELDIINTIINGLNGPLAATSANFSGAATPDKFRDIDKEFLKNVDICIQFDKIVRGKASTVIDMTDGKKIIRH
- a CDS encoding ferredoxin; translated protein: MANKAAKNADNVAGKYYVDDQCTSCGICEGMAPDNFKLKDDGSYAFVSAQPTADQEAACKEAMDSCPSSAIGDDGN
- a CDS encoding iron ABC transporter, with the translated sequence MKKGIIISITMLGVLIIAAGVSLCIGSAEISPSAVLSILAGGNQGTPDYMIITGLRLPRIILAIIVGAMLGISGAALQSLFRNSLVDPFITGISSGAALGASIGIISGFTFIIAPAFAGAMLAVFFVYTVSIKDGRVNSSRLLLTGVMTGTMLSSAVMLLSAVNSRDIVKVIYWLMGDLSGSNYQQIKGAAIILLAALAAGMFFANDLNIMSAGEETASTLGVNPEFLKLFYFILASIITAAAVSLSGVIGFIGLVVPHAVRKFTGPDLRFLLPASAVFGALFLLVCDTLARTIFLPGELPVGVITGLIGAPIFIILAKRVK